A segment of the Gemmatimonadaceae bacterium genome:
TAGGTAGTATTAGCGAAATGGCGCGGTGTCGGCTCGGCGTCCAGATTCCGCGTCAGCAAGGCGCCAGTTGCTGCCCCGATGCGCAAAGAAATGAGGCCCGCCGATCAAGTCGGCAGGCCTCATCTGTTCATGCGGGACGTGAGACGACTAGCCCTTAACGCTTATCTCACCGAGTCTTAGCTTTGCCTCAGACGCATACGGTGAGTCCTCGCGATCCGCGATAGTCTCGTACAGCGCCCGGCCGGCCGCCACATTGCCCGCCTGCACGTGATGGCGAGCAGCCTCCATCCGGTACTGCTGCGCGTCGATGCTCAGGTCGGCCGCAGCAGCGGCGGCCTCGTAGTCCGCGGCCGCTGCCGCGTCCTCGCCCTTGCTAGCCTTTCCGGCGCCGCGAAGCGCCAGCAACGCAGCCCGCTGGGGGGCTGCGGCCTTGGCCAGCGCCGTCTCAACGAGCGCCAGGCCCTCGTCCACCTTGCCGTCCGCGTAGTACAGCTGGGCTGAGAGGTGGGCGGCCTGGGTACCGGCCGTAGTCCCGGCATACCGGTTCACCACCCGGTTGAGCTCTTCCTGGGCCCGCGCCTGGTCGCTACCGCCGTACAGCGCCTCCGCCTGGGCCAGCGCGTCGTAGCCACGCGCCTCGCGGATCTCGGCGGACCGCTTGGCGAAGTAGAAGCCACCTGCCCCGATGGCGATGACCACTGCCGCGATGGTCAGGGGCTTCTGGTACTTCTTCAGGGTGTAGCCAATGTCTTCGGCTTCCAGTTGCTCCAGGGCCCCGGGGCCCGTCGATCGGGTCTTCGTCATTCAGTGGCTCAAGTGTCGTGTGTGGCACCGCCCGACGGGGCGGCTGCGCAAGCAATCTAATCTAGCAGTGCCCCCGGGCGGACTCGAACCGCCGACCTGCGGTTTAGGAAACCGTCGCTCTATCCACCTGAGCTACGGGGGCCTCACCGAAACTTAACCCTACGACCTGAACGATTCGGCGCCTCCAAACGTAAGTCTCGCAGCAAGTTCGCCTAGCTCCCTACCCTCGAAAATCCGCAGTTCCGGCCATGCGCCTCTCCTATACGTTCCTCCGCGCCGCAGTCGTTGCGGCGCTCGTAGTTTCGACACTCGGCCTCAACGCCTGCAAGACCGAATCTGCAGAGGCCAACGGCAATGCTGCGGCGCCCGGCGGCAATCGCCCCGGTGGAAGTCAGGGCGGCAACCAAGGCGGCGGTCGCGGTGGCTTCGGCGGCGGCGGCAATCAGATCAGCCCGGTCGAGATCACCACGGTCGAGCGCGTGAGCATTGCGCGCACCAGTCTTGTCGCCGGCCAGCTCGCGCCGCTGCGCGTCGTCGGCGTGACATCGATTGTCGCCGGGCCGTTGCTGCGCGTGCCTGTCGAGGAAGGCTCGGTGGTCCGCCAGGGCCAGGTGCTCGCCGAACTCGACGCCCGCGAGCTCGAGGCACAGCTGACGGCCGCCGAGAAGAATCTGGCGTTCGCCACCAGCACGGCCGCGCGTTCGGCCGAGTTGCACAAGCGCGGTGTCGTCACCGTCGCGGAGTATGAGCGCGACCAGGCAGCGCTCGGCGCCGCCGAGGCGTCGGTGGCGCAGCTTCGCACGCGCTACGGCTTCACGAAGATCGCCTCGCCCATCGATGGCGTGGTGATGCAGCGTTTCGTTCAGGCCGGCGACGTCGTAGGCGGCAACAGCCGGATGTTCACGGTGGCCGATGTGAGCACGCTGGTCGTGCAGCTGCCGGTCTCCGAGCTTGAGGTGCCGTACCTCCGCGAGGGCTCCAACGTGGACGTGAAGGTGGACGCGCTCGGCCAGACGGTGCCGGGCCGCATCCGTCGCATCTTCCCTGCGGCTGACTCGGTGAGTCGGCTGGTTCCCGTTGAGGTGGCGATTGGCGGTGCGACCGCGCGCCAGCTGCGCCCGGGGTACACGGTGCGCGTGACGCTCAATCTGAATGAGCGCCCCAACGCGCTGGTGGTGCCGACGCGCGCCGTCGTCGGTGCGGCGGGCTCGCAGTCTGTGTATGTGATTCGTGACGGGCGCGCCGAGCGTCGGCGCGTGCGCGTGGGGCCCGATACCGACGGCCGCACGGAAGTCTTCGAGGGACTCGCCGCCGGCGACACCGTGATCACGACGGGTAATGCCCTGCTCCGCGACGGCGCGCAGGTGCGCATCGTGGAGCCGCTGGCGCCTGAGGGTCCGGGTGCCGCGCAGCCGGTGAGTGTGCCGCCTGCCGGAGCCCGTCCATGAGCATTCATCACAAGCGGGGCATCTCCAGCTGGAGCATCAGCCGGCCGGTCGGGACGCTGATGCTGACGAGCACGCTGCTCGTGCTCGGCGTGGTCTACATCGGCCGCCTGCCCGTGGACCTGCTCCCGCGCATCGTGTATCCGCAGGTGCGCGTGAACGTCGGCAACCCGGGCGT
Coding sequences within it:
- a CDS encoding efflux RND transporter periplasmic adaptor subunit; amino-acid sequence: MRLSYTFLRAAVVAALVVSTLGLNACKTESAEANGNAAAPGGNRPGGSQGGNQGGGRGGFGGGGNQISPVEITTVERVSIARTSLVAGQLAPLRVVGVTSIVAGPLLRVPVEEGSVVRQGQVLAELDARELEAQLTAAEKNLAFATSTAARSAELHKRGVVTVAEYERDQAALGAAEASVAQLRTRYGFTKIASPIDGVVMQRFVQAGDVVGGNSRMFTVADVSTLVVQLPVSELEVPYLREGSNVDVKVDALGQTVPGRIRRIFPAADSVSRLVPVEVAIGGATARQLRPGYTVRVTLNLNERPNALVVPTRAVVGAAGSQSVYVIRDGRAERRRVRVGPDTDGRTEVFEGLAAGDTVITTGNALLRDGAQVRIVEPLAPEGPGAAQPVSVPPAGARP